The Aspergillus flavus chromosome 2, complete sequence region CCGGGTACCTGGACTTGGTGTTAGGAAACCGCGGCATCCTAGTATCCTATCATTCTAATGCATCCTTTCCCTCATATAATCAcgattctcatccttctgCCTCAGAAGCTGCTTTCCTGGGTCATCCCCTAATAGCGTTGTCTTTAGTCGAGTCAGGCTTCAGAAGCTCCATAGATGCGAATCTATCGATGCTGATTCCGTGCAGGAGTGGTTAGACCCTAGGAGGTATATACACGcttttattaatcttttctcTATCTATGCTGATGGTCTAGTTAGATGACAATCTCCTAACAGCAATATATACAGTATCCGGAGTGGAGGCCTCGTCCATTACTCTATGGGGAATCCATGTCGATCATCGCCTTTTTGTGGGGTAATCGACTCCACATTCTGATTGTGAACCTACGATCAAGTACCGCGACCGCCTCTAACTTGAGAAGACTGTGTTACTATCTATTCCCCAGGAAATATGCTTCTTTCAATGGAGGGCGATATTAGGTACTACATCAACCTCGCCGATCAGCATATATTAGTCCATCTCGGCCAGCGTAAGCCCCGACCTGACGCTCTCGAGCCGTCTCAAGCACGCCATCCAATCCATAGTTCGACCAATCCGCAGCCAACCAGTCTCGTCGGAACACCCAAATCAAAACCAACTATTTCCTTAGAGCATCGACCTACCTCTATCTTACTATCCCAAGTCCCGAGCGGGGAACAGCACGATCTACCGATAACTTGCTCTTTGTGGTTTAAGGCTCCCAGAAGCGACCCATGACTGCATCTTATTGCACCATGGATTTCATACCATATGTTGTTCTGTCACCTAAGTGGATAGGTAAACTCCTAGCCTCCCCACAGCCTTGTGCAAACGACACGCCGCAGCGGCAGTTGCGCAAGGGGTGACAACAAGCTTCTGGCGGCTCTCTCAGTTGCCTTATATTCTATTGCGCCCTGcttggcttttcttgttAGTCTCTTGTCCATAAGTCTACCAGAAAAGTTGCGCTGCGGCCATTATACCGAGAAGTAGGCTTGTTCAGAACAGAGCCATGGGTCGCAAGCTCGGCCTCTTCCGCGCCACATACTTGGCGTCTGCCAGCTGTATGGGCTCTTTTGCATTCGCATTTGACACGGGTGTTATTAGTATGTCGGAAGCAACTGTACATACTTTGACCGAAAAAAATGTTTGTCTAACTCAATCATGCAGGTGGTGTCCTCACATTGCCATCCTTTCAGCGTGACTTCCGATATAGTACTTCGCAGAAAACGACAGTCAACTCCAACGCGGTGTCAATTCTTCAGGCTGGGGCATTTTTCGGATGCTTCTTCACAATGCCTATAGCCTCGAAGCTGGGCCGCCGCTCTGGACTCATTCTGAGCTCACTTGTGTTCACCGTAGGGACCATCTTACAGATTATTAATGCCCATACCCTGGGAACTTTCTACGCTGGCAGAGTGATTGCCGGACTTGGTATCGGCGCCGCCACTACGTTGATACCTATGTATGCAGCAGAAATGGCCCCTAAAGAGATTCGTGGAAGACTCGGGGCCTGTTTCCAATTGTTCTTTGCCACGGGAGTTATGGTCGCATATTGGGTTACTTACGCTGTATCGAAGGACCAGCCAGATGCCACGAAGCAATGGCAGATTGCGTTGGGGCTGCAATTACTGCCGTCCACATTGCTTCTACTCGGCATGTGCACAGTTAAAGAGAGTGCTCGGTGGCTTGCCGCAAAGGGTAAGAAAGATAAAGCATGGGAGTCGTTGAAATGGGTTCGTGGAGGTGAAGAAACTGAGGAGCTCCAGAAGGAATTTGATGAAATCATTGCGGGGATCGAGGAAGAGGCTCGTGTCAAGGAGAGTTTCACCATCCGCGAGCTTCTTCTGCCAGTGAATCGTTATCGCATTTTCATTGCTTTTACAATTCAGCTATGCGCCCAGTTAACGGGAAACACATCGCTCGCTTACTATGCCAATCAGATCTTCGAAGCCGTGGGAGCGGAGGGCGAAGCTAAATTAGTGACCGGCTTTTTTGGCGTGGTCAAGGTAGTCGGAGTCTCTATTTTCCAACTGTTTGTTCTGGACCGTGTTGGAAGACGAGTTCCATTCATGGTTGGAGCATTCGCAATGGGTTCGTTTATGCTCATCATTGCATGTGTTCTGGCGACCCATCCCACACAATCGGGCGGGTCCAACTCTTCGCCAACGAAAGCGGGGATCGCCATGATTATCATGACCTATGCGGAGGCCTTTAGTTTCAATATGTCCTGGGGGCCTCTCCCGTGGTTGTATGTGGGTGAGATCTTCTCTAGTCGCACACGAGAAGTGGGAGTAGCCGTCGGTGCTGCGTCGCAGTGGTTGTTCAACTTTATGATGTCGCAGATAACGCCACACGCCATCACCAACATCGGTTGGAGAATGTTCCTGATGTTTGCGATTTTCAACTATGCGATCATAGTATATTCATGGTTCTTCCTGAAAGAGGTATGTTCAAAagtatatttctttgtcttctttcattctctccTAAGGGGGGGCATTCTCCAAGCTCTGGGATGTGACTCTGCCGTTTCGAAAGCCAAAGGAGAACCAGCTAATGGTCTACTCTCTATTCAGACATCCAACCATTCATTGGAAGAAATGCAAGCAGTCTTTGGGGGAGGTGACCCCCCAAAGGAGGCCAGTCTCGCTGGAGAGAAGGGCGAAATTGACGCCACGGTGCGACCATGAGTGGGACGCTTGTCCACATGACTGTTGACAGTGCGATTCCATAATCAGTACTCTTTAGGAGGGATTAGTTATAGATcaaattttttaaaaaaaaaatgcttTAAGGAGGAGTCCCAGTGATTTTGTAGAAGCTGAATCTAACTCCTTGGCCCCTGTGCCAAAAACCGTTGGAAATAAGCACATTGTAGATGAGCAGCAGTCCGAATGGTGGCTCACTTTGGGTGCAAGTCGACGAGGTGTGGGGAAAAGTCCCCATGGGGACCAACgca contains the following coding sequences:
- a CDS encoding putative transporter (MFS quinate transporter) translates to MGRKLGLFRATYLASASCMGSFAFAFDTGVISGVLTLPSFQRDFRYSTSQKTTVNSNAVSILQAGAFFGCFFTMPIASKLGRRSGLILSSLVFTVGTILQIINAHTLGTFYAGRVIAGLGIGAATTLIPMYAAEMAPKEIRGRLGACFQLFFATGVMVAYWVTYAVSKDQPDATKQWQIALGLQLLPSTLLLLGMCTVKESARWLAAKGKKDKAWESLKWVRGGEETEELQKEFDEIIAGIEEEARVKESFTIRELLLPVNRYRIFIAFTIQLCAQLTGNTSLAYYANQIFEAVGAEGEAKLVTGFFGVVKVVGVSIFQLFVLDRVGRRVPFMVGAFAMGSFMLIIACVLATHPTQSGGSNSSPTKAGIAMIIMTYAEAFSFNMSWGPLPWLYVGEIFSSRTREVGVAVGAASQWLFNFMMSQITPHAITNIGWRMFLMFAIFNYAIIVYSWFFLKETSNHSLEEMQAVFGGGDPPKEASLAGEKGEIDATVRP